The genomic DNA TAAATTTCTTCAAGATTTTGGTTCAAAATTAGAACCTCATTCCCAAGGATCACGACGATATTATCACCGTAAACGAATACCTCCTTGGGTTCACCTGTGAGCTCGATCTCCAGAACCTCAACTCCCGGCCTTGCTATTATAACTGATGTCTTGTCCGAGACCCTAATGGGAGAAGGGGTTGCCTGGACAACCTTGAACTCCAGGGGCTTCCCCAGGATATCTATGGTTACAACTTCCCCAGTCTTTACCTCTCTACCTCTAAGTTTAGCCTTCAAAATCTCGGCGAAATCCTGGGGTAGCTCTACATTTGCTAGTGGTTTCAAAACTACTTTCATTTAGAACACCCTCGCGTAGCCCCACTTCTTGACGCTCGTGAGTATTGAGGTCTCAGTGCTTTTAATACCATCTATCTTGCCTAGTTTATCGAGAAGGAAGTTCTCTAGCTCCTCGAGGCTCTTCAGGGTTACCTGCATGAATATATCGTGAGCGCCCGTAGTTATCCCCAGGACGTCAACTTCTTCGAGCTTGGCGAGCTTTTCGGCCACCTCCCTGACTTTGCTGGGCTCAACGTCAACGGCTATGACGGCCACTATACTGTAGCCAGCCTTGAAAGGGTTTATGAGAGCGGCAAACTTCCTTATTATCCCCCTCTCAACAAGCCTTTTCACCCTCGCCCTGACCGTCGATTCTGGAACCCCCAATATTCTTGCGACCTCCGAGTAGCTCATCCTCCCGTCTTCTTGAAGTAAGTGGAGTATCCTCCTGTCAAGCTCATCCAGCATTTGCTTATCACCATTTTTGCTAATTCAACGTTTGTATTAATAAATATTATGATAAATCAACAAAATTTTGGCGAAAAAGTTATCGAATTCAGAAGGATATAGTATTAGGGGGAATACCATGGATCCATGGGATGTCGTGGAGAGGTACAATAGGGTGATAGCCCCGGCCAATAGGACTACTTATTTTCCCTTAGTTCCGGTAAAAGCCGAGAATGCCAAAGTTTGGGATGTGAATGGAAGGGAATATATAGACTTCCTAAGCGATGCAGCGGTTCAAAACGTCGGCCACAACAATCCTAGGGTCGTTAAGGCGATAAAGGAACAGGTCGAAAAGCTCATTCACGCAACCTATATTTACTCCTTCCCACTGGAGCCACTGCTCTTAGCGGAGAAGCTCGTTGAGATTGCCCCGATAGATAACGCTAAGGTCTCTTTTGGACTGAGCGGGGCGGATGCCAACGATGGGGCGATAAAGTTTGCGAGGGCTTACACTAGGAGGCACACAATCTTGAGTTACATGAAGAGCTTTTACGGCTCAACTTATGGTGCAATGAGTCTAACAGGATTAGACTTCCACGTCAGGGCAATCGTTGGAGAGTTAAGCGGAGTTCACTATATCCCCTACCCAAACTGCTATCGCTGTCCGTTCGGTAAAGATCCCAAGAGCTGCAGGATGGAGTGCGTGGAGTACATAAAGGAGAAGTTCGAAGGAGAGGTTTATGCTGAGGGGGTTGCCGCGCTATTTGCTGAACCCATTCAGGGTGACTCCGGCATGGTTGTCCCTCCCAAGAACTACTTCAAGAAGGTCAAGAAGATACTTGATGAGCATGGAATACTACTCGTTGTCGATGAAGTGCAGAGCGGTATGGGAAGAACGGGGAAGTGGTTTGCGATAGAGCACTTTGGGGTTAAACCTGACATAATAACCGTTGCAAAGCCCCTCGGAGGAGGGTTGCCAATAAGCGCAACAATTGGAAGAGCTGAAGTCATGGATTCCCTCCCCCCACTCAGCCACGCATTCACGCTCTCAGGCAATCCAACTGCGGCTAGAGCTGCCTTAGCCGTCATAGAAGAGATTGAGGAGAAGAACCTCCTAAGGAGGGCCAAAAAGCTGGGAGAGTATGCAAAGAAGAGGCTGGAGAAGATGAAGGAGGAGCATGAGCTCATAGGAGATGTCAGGGGACTCGGGCTGATGCTTGGGGTTGAGCTTGTGAAGGACAGGGAAACAAAGGAAAGGGCATTTGAGGAGGCAAAGAAGGTTGTGTGGAGGGCGTTTGAACTTGGCCTAATAGTTGCATTCTTACAAGGGAACGTCCTGAGAATCCAGCCTCCCTTAACGATAGAGGAAGAGGTTCTTGAGGAAGGCCTTAACATATTGGAGAGAGCCATAAGTGACGTTGAGGAAGGAAAGGTTCCAGATGACGTCGTGGAGAAGGTTCAGGGATGGTAAAGTTTATATCCTTATAGTGTCCATTAGCAACTATGGAAGTTAATAAAATCATCCCGATAATCGTTGTCTTATTTTTTCTTATCATAATCTTTGAGGCGGGACTTTATGAAGGAATTAAAGATAGGGCTAAAGATATCAAAGTCGAAGCATATTACCAAAGATACTCGAGCGTCGATGCATTCAGGGTTCTCTTCATCGATGGCATGATTGGAGCGTACTACATCCCTCATTGGATGGACAACCCAGTCGTTTTTGTACCCTCGGGGTCAATTCGAGGAGAGTACTCTAAGATGGCCATGAAGATATATGATGAGAAAAAGGAGCTTTTCGAAAGGGATCTGAAAAAATACATAAAAGAATCGGAGGATGTGGAATGGGCCTCCTTATACCTATTTAGTCTGGCCAACTTCAAGTTCCGTGAAATTGACCTGGGAAGGAACGTTGTAGAAGTCGATATTCTTCCACCCCAACCTTACAAATTTTTCCTTGACCACCCAATCCTCTCAAGCTTCTTGGTGTTTGTGATATTTCTCATCCTCTACTCTTTCTCCCTATTAGACGTTTTTAAATCGGCTAGAGTTTTAGCAATCTTAGCAGTTCTTGCGGTCTTAACGTTCCTTATTCCTTATCATCTAGTTGACCTAAGTCCCCCAGTAGATTTCGAGACTCTCAAAAATTTCGATGGAGCAGTTGTTACCGAGGATGAGTATTTCGTGAGGAACGTCACATGTGAAGAGGCGTACAACATAATTATGAAGCATTACCCCATCAAAATCCCAAGCAAATGCACCAAATGCTTCATAGCCATAGAGGAGGAATACGTTGCTAAATCATTAAACGTTTCACAAGATATCAGGAGAGAACTCCTAAAGATTGCTAAAGAAGATAGAAAAGAATACTGCAGGGAAAACGCGACAATGCTAGGAGTTCCTCTTAAAGGAGACAAATAGTGCGATAATCCAGTTCCCCTTGTACTTGGCATAGTCACTCCACTCTGCAACAAAAACTAAGTTCGCTGGGGAATAGAGGTTATCAGGCTTAGTCGACCTGTACACTTCGTAGGCTTTTAACATCTGGAATAAGAGTCCAAGTCAAGTTTACTACATCCCATGCCTACTGAAACTGCTCTGAGTTCTATTTTTCCTTCTGCTGCCACTATAGGGAAATTGCAAAATATGAGGCACCAGTGCCATCAATCCCAGGGCCAAAGGTAAAATTAATTTTTCACCCGGATTGCCAAAAGAGCGATTTTGATTAGTAGTTTTTGTAGGCGTTTGTTTTTATGTGATAAAACTGCTGGGTTAAGTTTATAAGTGATATATCGTTAGATATGTTTGGTGATATGTTTGGAGAAACCAAAGCTGAGAGGCTACCTTAGGCTACTGATCCTCCACATGCTGAAGGAGAAACCCATGCACGGTTACGCGATAATGACCGAGCTGGAAAAGAGGTATGGGATTCCAGAACCGAGTGCTGGAGCAATTTACCCAGTTCTCTCCGAGCTTAAGAGACTAAAGCTCATCGAGATGGAGGGTAGAGGAAAGAGAGAAAAAAAGGTCTACAGGATAACCGAGGAAGGATTAAAGTTCTTAGAAGAGAACCGGGAGGAATTAAATGAAATTCTGCAAAAAATTGAAGCTTATAAGGAATTTTCGAAGCTTGGAGGGAGAGAGCTCGCGAAGACAATGAAGGAGCTTCTCGAAAAACTTCCAGAGCTAAATGAGAATCAGAAAGAAAGAATTAGAGAAGAGATTCTCGAGTTTACCAGGAGGATAAAACTCATTCTCCTGGGAGGTGATTAAATGTACGCAATAGAAGTTAAGGATCTCGTGAAAAAGTACGGGGACTTTACAGCCGTAAAAGGAATCAGCTTCAAAGTAAAGAAGGGAGAGATATTTGCATTCCTGGGGCCAAACGGAGCTGGAAAAACTACAACAGTCCACGTCCTAACGACCCTCCTGAAGCCAACATCAGGCAAGGCCATAGTTGCCGGGCACGATGTAGTTAAGGAGCCTATGGAGGTAAGGAAGAAGATAGGAATAGTTTTCCAAGATCCGAGCGTTGACAGGGAGCTAACAGCCTATGAAAACATGTACATCCATGGAAGGATCTATGGGCTGGGAGGGAGAGAGCTTAAGGAGAAGATTGAAAGGCTATTGAAGTTCGTTGAGCTGTGGAAGTTCAAGGATAGGCCTGTCAAGTACTTCTCCGGAGGGATGCAGAGAAGGCTCGAAATCGCTAGGGCCTTACTTCACGAGCCCGAGATATTATTCTTGGACGAGCCCACGATAGGCCTAGATCCCCAAACAAGGGCTCGCATTTGGGACTACATAAAAACGATGAAGGAAGAGCATGACATGACGATATTCCTAACAACCCACTACATGGATGAAGCCGAGCAATTAGCAGATAAGATAGCGATCATAGACCATGGAAAGATAATAGCGGAGGGCACGGCCGAGGAGCTAAAGAAGCTCGTTGGAAACGACATCATCTACCTCAGACTCGAAAGTCCTAAAGAGGAATTAAAATGCCTAAAAGCTGATTTCATAAGAGGATGCAAGCTTCTTCCAGATGGTAGGGTTAGGATAGACGTTGAAAACGCAACTGAGGCTTTGCCAAAGCTGTTTGAGCTTGCCCAAAGGTCAGGAGTTAAGATCCTCGAGGTTACGTACCACAGGCCGACCCTAAACGATGTCTTCCTGCACTTAACTGGAAGGGAGATCAGGGACGAGGGTGGAGAGCAGAATGTTGCTAGAGGGATTATGAGGGGCAGAATGAGGAGGTGAATAAGATGAGGGTTCTCGCTACAATGATCTATAGGGAGCTTAAGAGGTTCATACGCTCAAGGGCGAGGGTTATTGGCTCCCTGTTAAATCCGCTTATATGGCTCATATTCTTCGGAAAGGGATGGGCTGGTGCATTCAACTTCCCTGGGGCAAGAATGATCTTTGGAGGAGTCGACTACATGACTTACCTCGTCCCAGGAATAGTGGCAATGACGGTTTTCAACATGGGCTTCATGCAGGGGATAACAGTCATATGGGACAGACAGTTCGGATTCCTCAAGGAGTTGCTTGTAGCTCCAGCATCAAGGGTTGAGGCAATAATTGGGAGGAGCATTGGAGGAGCATTAACGGCCCTTATCCAAGGGACTATAATATTAATCCTGAGCTTCACGATAGCCGACCTAAAAGTTTCAGGGGTTCCGCCTACACTTGCATTGGCATTCCTCGTAGGAGTAGCAGTTTCCGGCCTTGGAATGGCGATAGCAATGAAAATGACGTCCATGGAGGGCTTCCAGATAATAGTGACCATGCTCATGCTCCCAATGACGTTCCTTAGCGGGGCTTTCTATCCCATAAGCACGATGCCAGAATGGATGCAGTACTTAGCGAAGATTAATCCACTAACGTACGCTGTTGATGGTGCGAGGTATTACCTAGCGGGAATCCAGCCAACGTTTTCGCTGACAACTGACTGGCTAGTCCTGGGACTGCTAGCGGTAGTGTTCGTTGGAATAGCTGCCCTAGAGTTCAGAAAGGCAACCATCGACTGATTGATGTAGCAAGATTATTATACTTTCCTTACATCATTTTTCTTTAGGTGGTTCAATGTTCGTGAATAGAAAGAGGGAGCTCGAATTTCTCGAGAGGAAATGGAGGGAAAGTAAGGCTCAACTAATAATCATCTATGGGAGGAGAAGAGTTGGAAAAACCATGCTTCTTAAGGAATTCCTGAAAGGGAAAAAGGGGGTGTACTTCCTAGCGACTGCCGATTCACTTCTCGAGAACACTAGGAGGCTCTCGGAGAAGTTCGTCGAGCTGACCGGAAGGGAATACTTCAAGGACGTTAATGACATCGGAAAGTTGCTCCAGTATCTTGCCGAAGAGATCAGGGAAGAAAGGATCTGCGTGATCATCGACGAATTCCAGTACCTAATGTCCCTAAACCCAGGAATCCTAAGCGTTCTTCAAAGAGCCTGGGATGAGCACCTTAAAGACACCAACGTGTTTCTAGTCTTATGCGGCTCATCGATTGGTATGATGGAGAAAACTATGGAGTACAAAAGTCCGCTGTACGGGAGGAGAAC from Pyrococcus kukulkanii includes the following:
- a CDS encoding DUF6849 domain-containing protein, with amino-acid sequence MKVVLKPLANVELPQDFAEILKAKLRGREVKTGEVVTIDILGKPLEFKVVQATPSPIRVSDKTSVIIARPGVEVLEIELTGEPKEVFVYGDNIVVILGNEVLILNQNLEEIYRERFENLIKVIQTKAGLVVVDGRRLKLIKV
- a CDS encoding ATP-binding cassette domain-containing protein, whose product is MYAIEVKDLVKKYGDFTAVKGISFKVKKGEIFAFLGPNGAGKTTTVHVLTTLLKPTSGKAIVAGHDVVKEPMEVRKKIGIVFQDPSVDRELTAYENMYIHGRIYGLGGRELKEKIERLLKFVELWKFKDRPVKYFSGGMQRRLEIARALLHEPEILFLDEPTIGLDPQTRARIWDYIKTMKEEHDMTIFLTTHYMDEAEQLADKIAIIDHGKIIAEGTAEELKKLVGNDIIYLRLESPKEELKCLKADFIRGCKLLPDGRVRIDVENATEALPKLFELAQRSGVKILEVTYHRPTLNDVFLHLTGREIRDEGGEQNVARGIMRGRMRR
- a CDS encoding leucine/methionine racemase; translated protein: MDPWDVVERYNRVIAPANRTTYFPLVPVKAENAKVWDVNGREYIDFLSDAAVQNVGHNNPRVVKAIKEQVEKLIHATYIYSFPLEPLLLAEKLVEIAPIDNAKVSFGLSGADANDGAIKFARAYTRRHTILSYMKSFYGSTYGAMSLTGLDFHVRAIVGELSGVHYIPYPNCYRCPFGKDPKSCRMECVEYIKEKFEGEVYAEGVAALFAEPIQGDSGMVVPPKNYFKKVKKILDEHGILLVVDEVQSGMGRTGKWFAIEHFGVKPDIITVAKPLGGGLPISATIGRAEVMDSLPPLSHAFTLSGNPTAARAALAVIEEIEEKNLLRRAKKLGEYAKKRLEKMKEEHELIGDVRGLGLMLGVELVKDRETKERAFEEAKKVVWRAFELGLIVAFLQGNVLRIQPPLTIEEEVLEEGLNILERAISDVEEGKVPDDVVEKVQGW
- a CDS encoding ABC transporter permease — protein: MRVLATMIYRELKRFIRSRARVIGSLLNPLIWLIFFGKGWAGAFNFPGARMIFGGVDYMTYLVPGIVAMTVFNMGFMQGITVIWDRQFGFLKELLVAPASRVEAIIGRSIGGALTALIQGTIILILSFTIADLKVSGVPPTLALAFLVGVAVSGLGMAIAMKMTSMEGFQIIVTMLMLPMTFLSGAFYPISTMPEWMQYLAKINPLTYAVDGARYYLAGIQPTFSLTTDWLVLGLLAVVFVGIAALEFRKATID
- a CDS encoding PadR family transcriptional regulator: MEKPKLRGYLRLLILHMLKEKPMHGYAIMTELEKRYGIPEPSAGAIYPVLSELKRLKLIEMEGRGKREKKVYRITEEGLKFLEENREELNEILQKIEAYKEFSKLGGRELAKTMKELLEKLPELNENQKERIREEILEFTRRIKLILLGGD
- a CDS encoding Lrp/AsnC family transcriptional regulator → MLDELDRRILHLLQEDGRMSYSEVARILGVPESTVRARVKRLVERGIIRKFAALINPFKAGYSIVAVIAVDVEPSKVREVAEKLAKLEEVDVLGITTGAHDIFMQVTLKSLEELENFLLDKLGKIDGIKSTETSILTSVKKWGYARVF